The following are from one region of the Streptomyces changanensis genome:
- a CDS encoding isoprenyl transferase: MNLRDLVYGLYARRVEGRLDHAQVPKHIGVILDGNRRWAKASGGTPEQGHKAGASKIMELLGWCAETDVEVVTLWMLSTDNLNRPEAQLVPLLGIIEDAVRTIASDGRWRVHHVGTMDLLPQRTQAVLKEAQEATRHIDGILVNVAVGYGGRQEIADAVRSLLLDHAERGTSFEELAEVVDIDMIAEHLYTRGQPDPDLVIRTSGEQRLSGFMLWQSAHSEYYFCEVHWPAFRKVDFLRALRDYAARHRRYGT; the protein is encoded by the coding sequence GTGAACTTGCGCGACCTGGTGTACGGGCTCTACGCGCGCCGGGTGGAGGGCCGCCTCGACCACGCCCAGGTGCCCAAGCACATCGGCGTCATCCTCGACGGCAACCGCCGCTGGGCGAAGGCGTCCGGCGGCACGCCCGAGCAGGGCCACAAGGCCGGCGCCAGCAAGATCATGGAATTGCTCGGCTGGTGCGCGGAGACGGACGTCGAGGTCGTCACGCTCTGGATGCTGTCCACCGACAACCTCAACCGGCCCGAGGCGCAGCTCGTGCCGCTCCTCGGCATCATCGAGGACGCGGTCCGGACCATCGCCTCGGACGGCCGCTGGCGCGTCCACCACGTGGGCACCATGGACCTGCTGCCGCAGCGCACCCAGGCGGTCCTGAAGGAGGCCCAGGAGGCGACGCGGCACATCGACGGGATACTCGTCAACGTCGCCGTCGGCTACGGCGGCCGGCAGGAGATCGCCGACGCGGTCCGCTCGCTGCTGCTGGACCACGCCGAGCGGGGCACCTCCTTCGAGGAGCTCGCCGAGGTCGTCGACATCGACATGATCGCGGAGCACCTGTACACGCGCGGCCAGCCCGACCCGGACCTGGTGATCCGCACCAGCGGCGAGCAGCGCCTCTCCGGCTTCATGCTCTGGCAGAGCGCGCACTCCGAGTACTACTTCTGCGAGGTCCACTGGCCGGCCTTCCGCAAGGTCGACTTCCTCCGCGCGCTGCGCGACTACGCCGCCCGCCACCGCCGCTACGGCACCTGA
- a CDS encoding mannosyltransferase family protein, with protein MLLDPPDRPARPHRLASAAPALLGYAAARLAGVAVLLVAAAAAGEDPWHRLSGRWDAVWYVRVAEHGYGYETVLPDGSVHSDLAFFPLLPALERALSDVLPLTAAGAGLVVAWVASLAAAWGIHAVGSHLAGRRAGIVLAVLWGVYPTAFVQSMAYTETLFTALAAWALYAVLRGRWVAAGALAALAGLTRPSAVAVVAAVGVTALATVVRERRVTPGLVAGVLLAPLGWLAYVVYVAVRVGSPTAYFDVQAAWGNSIDGGAALARFTWGQLTGPQPLAGVGLLAAFAVLGWAVWLCVRQRQPLPVLVYTLAVVAVSLVGAAYFGSRPRLIMPAFPLLLPAAVALARLRDRYAAAVLAVLAAASAAYGAFALLGPGPP; from the coding sequence GTGCTCCTGGACCCCCCCGATCGGCCGGCAAGACCGCACCGCCTCGCCTCCGCCGCCCCCGCCCTGCTGGGGTACGCGGCGGCGCGCCTGGCCGGTGTCGCCGTCCTCCTCGTCGCCGCAGCGGCGGCCGGAGAGGACCCCTGGCACCGCCTGTCGGGCCGTTGGGACGCCGTCTGGTACGTCCGCGTCGCCGAGCACGGATACGGGTACGAGACCGTCCTTCCCGACGGCAGCGTCCACTCCGACCTGGCGTTCTTCCCGCTCCTCCCCGCCCTCGAACGGGCCCTGTCCGACGTGCTGCCGCTCACCGCCGCCGGCGCCGGGCTCGTCGTCGCCTGGGTCGCGTCGCTCGCCGCCGCCTGGGGCATCCACGCGGTGGGCTCCCACCTCGCGGGGCGGCGCGCCGGGATCGTGCTGGCCGTGCTGTGGGGTGTGTACCCGACCGCGTTCGTCCAGTCCATGGCGTACACGGAGACGCTGTTCACGGCGCTCGCCGCTTGGGCCTTGTACGCCGTGCTGCGCGGCCGCTGGGTCGCCGCCGGGGCCCTCGCCGCGCTGGCCGGGCTGACCCGACCGTCCGCCGTCGCGGTCGTCGCGGCGGTCGGCGTGACCGCGCTGGCCACCGTGGTCCGCGAGCGGCGCGTCACCCCCGGGCTCGTCGCGGGCGTGCTGCTCGCACCGCTGGGCTGGCTGGCGTACGTCGTGTACGTCGCCGTGCGGGTCGGCAGCCCCACCGCGTACTTCGACGTCCAGGCCGCCTGGGGCAACAGCATCGACGGCGGCGCGGCCCTCGCCCGGTTCACGTGGGGGCAGCTGACCGGCCCCCAGCCGCTCGCGGGCGTGGGCCTCCTCGCGGCGTTCGCGGTCCTCGGCTGGGCCGTGTGGCTGTGCGTGCGGCAGCGGCAGCCGCTGCCCGTCCTCGTCTACACCCTGGCCGTCGTCGCGGTGTCGCTCGTCGGCGCCGCCTACTTCGGCTCCCGGCCCCGCCTGATCATGCCGGCGTTCCCGCTGCTGCTCCCCGCCGCCGTCGCGCTCGCCCGGCTCCGCGACCGGTACGCGGCGGCCGTCCTCGCCGTCCTCGCGGCGGCGTCCGCGGCCTACGGGGCGTTCGCGCTGCTCGGCCCCGGCCCGCCCTGA
- a CDS encoding peroxiredoxin: protein MLTVGDQFPTYDLTACVSLESGKEFEQIDHKSYEGKWRVVFFWPKDFTFVCPTEIAAFGKLNDEFADRDAQVLGVSGDSEFVHHAWRKDHDDLRDLPFPMLADSKHELMRACGVEGEDGFAQRAVFIVDPNNEIQFAMVTAGSVGRNPKEVLRVLDALQTDELCPCNWSKGDETLDPVALLAGE, encoded by the coding sequence GTGCTCACTGTCGGTGACCAGTTCCCCACGTACGACCTCACCGCTTGTGTGTCGCTGGAGAGCGGCAAGGAGTTCGAGCAGATCGACCACAAGTCCTACGAGGGCAAGTGGCGTGTGGTGTTCTTCTGGCCGAAGGACTTCACCTTCGTCTGCCCGACCGAGATCGCCGCGTTCGGCAAGCTGAACGACGAGTTCGCGGACCGCGACGCGCAGGTCCTCGGCGTCTCCGGCGACTCGGAGTTCGTGCACCACGCCTGGCGCAAGGACCACGACGACCTGCGTGACCTGCCCTTCCCGATGCTCGCCGACTCCAAGCACGAGCTGATGCGCGCGTGCGGCGTCGAGGGCGAGGACGGCTTCGCGCAGCGCGCCGTCTTCATCGTCGACCCGAACAACGAGATCCAGTTCGCCATGGTGACCGCCGGCTCCGTCGGCCGGAACCCCAAGGAGGTCCTGCGGGTCCTGGACGCCCTGCAGACCGACGAGCTGTGCCCCTGCAACTGGAGCAAGGGCGACGAGACCCTTGACCCGGTCGCGCTGCTGGCCGGCGAGTGA
- a CDS encoding aggregation-promoting factor C-terminal-like domain-containing protein gives MSRISVRGFAVASATAVTTVGAVVGVAAGNPQAAPEKFEATAADATLLADIPAGEQAQVQVASLTQQAEAQAAAADTAAQQSAWEAARLQAAKDAEAKKAAAEKEKAEKEKAEKEREEARERADRDAVRDASSFAAQSSYSVAEVQAMARQMVPGGQFQCFSNIVDHESTWNYRAQNPSSGAYGLVQALPGSKMASAGADWRTNPATQIKWGLNYMNERYGSPCGAWSFWQANHWY, from the coding sequence GTGAGCCGGATCTCGGTCCGGGGATTCGCGGTGGCGTCGGCCACCGCGGTCACCACTGTCGGCGCCGTCGTCGGCGTCGCCGCGGGCAACCCGCAGGCGGCCCCGGAGAAGTTCGAGGCGACCGCCGCCGACGCCACGCTCCTGGCGGACATCCCCGCCGGCGAGCAGGCCCAGGTACAGGTCGCGTCCCTGACGCAGCAGGCGGAGGCGCAGGCCGCCGCCGCGGACACCGCCGCCCAGCAGTCCGCCTGGGAGGCCGCGCGCCTCCAGGCCGCCAAGGACGCCGAGGCGAAGAAGGCCGCCGCCGAGAAGGAGAAGGCCGAGAAGGAGAAGGCGGAGAAGGAGCGCGAGGAAGCCCGCGAGCGGGCCGACCGCGACGCCGTCCGCGACGCCTCCAGCTTCGCCGCCCAGTCCTCGTACTCCGTCGCCGAAGTGCAGGCCATGGCACGCCAGATGGTGCCGGGCGGCCAGTTCCAGTGCTTCAGCAACATCGTGGACCACGAGTCCACCTGGAACTACCGTGCGCAAAACCCGTCCTCGGGCGCGTACGGCCTGGTCCAGGCGCTCCCCGGCTCCAAGATGGCCTCCGCGGGCGCCGACTGGCGGACCAACCCGGCCACCCAGATCAAGTGGGGCCTCAACTACATGAACGAGCGCTACGGCAGCCCCTGCGGCGCCTGGTCGTTCTGGCAGGCCAACCACTGGTACTGA
- a CDS encoding DUF192 domain-containing protein has translation MAKWRDGTGILRVVEGGSAGSGGGNRDGDGDAGVPVEVAATYRARARGLLGRDGIDGAMLLTPCGSVHTFRMRFAIDVAYLRRDLTVLAVVPGMRPGRLGLPRMRARHVLEAEAGAMERWGVRPGVRLAVDPSGQGGPGPSSANAP, from the coding sequence ATGGCGAAGTGGCGGGACGGGACGGGCATCCTCAGGGTCGTGGAGGGCGGCAGCGCCGGGAGCGGGGGCGGGAACAGGGACGGGGACGGGGACGCGGGTGTCCCGGTGGAGGTCGCGGCGACGTACCGGGCGCGGGCGCGGGGGCTGCTGGGCCGGGACGGGATCGACGGGGCGATGCTGCTGACGCCGTGCGGCAGCGTGCACACCTTCCGGATGCGGTTCGCCATCGACGTGGCGTACCTCCGGCGTGATCTCACGGTCCTCGCGGTCGTGCCGGGGATGCGGCCCGGGCGGCTGGGGCTGCCCCGGATGCGCGCCCGGCACGTGCTGGAGGCGGAGGCCGGGGCGATGGAGCGGTGGGGCGTGCGGCCGGGCGTGCGGCTCGCCGTGGACCCGTCCGGTCAGGGCGGGCCGGGGCCGAGCAGCGCGAACGCCCCGTAG
- the mgrA gene encoding L-glyceraldehyde 3-phosphate reductase, with protein sequence MSASPVHRAADDRYDSMEYRRTGRSGLKLPAVSLGLWHNFGDDRTLESQRAILRRAFDLGVTHFDLANNYGPPPGSAELNFGKIFAQDFRPYRDELVVSTKAGYLMHPGPYGEWGSRKYLLSSLDASLRRMGLEYVDIFYSHRFDPHTPLEETMGALATAVRQGKALYAGVSSYSGEQTVEAARLLREMGVPALIHQPSYSMINRWTEEDGLLDTLEAEGMGCIAFAPLAQGLLTDKYLKGVPEGSRASLGKSLDPGLLSEEVVRRLHGLDGIARRRGQSLAQLALTWVLRDERMTSALIGASSVGQLEQNVAALGGPALTEEELREIDSYAVDTEGVNIWAARG encoded by the coding sequence ATGTCCGCATCCCCCGTGCACCGCGCCGCCGACGACCGGTACGACTCCATGGAGTACCGCCGCACCGGCCGCAGCGGCCTCAAGCTCCCCGCCGTCTCCCTGGGCCTCTGGCACAACTTCGGCGACGACCGCACCCTGGAGTCCCAGCGCGCCATCCTGCGCCGCGCGTTCGACCTGGGCGTCACGCACTTCGACCTGGCCAACAACTACGGCCCGCCGCCCGGCTCCGCCGAGCTGAACTTCGGCAAGATCTTCGCGCAGGACTTCCGCCCGTACCGGGACGAGCTGGTCGTCTCCACGAAGGCCGGGTACCTCATGCACCCCGGTCCGTACGGCGAGTGGGGCTCCCGCAAGTACCTGCTCTCCTCGCTCGACGCCTCGCTCCGGCGGATGGGCCTGGAGTACGTCGACATCTTCTACTCGCACCGCTTCGACCCGCACACGCCGCTCGAGGAGACCATGGGCGCGCTCGCCACCGCCGTGCGGCAGGGCAAGGCGCTGTACGCGGGCGTCTCGTCGTACTCCGGCGAGCAGACGGTCGAGGCGGCCCGGCTGCTGCGCGAGATGGGCGTCCCGGCGCTGATCCACCAGCCGTCCTACTCGATGATCAACCGGTGGACGGAGGAGGACGGCCTCCTCGACACGCTGGAGGCCGAGGGGATGGGCTGCATCGCGTTCGCGCCGCTGGCGCAGGGACTGCTCACGGACAAGTACCTGAAGGGCGTCCCGGAGGGTTCGCGGGCCTCGCTCGGCAAGTCGCTGGACCCCGGCCTGCTCTCCGAGGAGGTCGTACGGCGGCTGCACGGCCTCGACGGGATCGCGCGGCGGCGCGGCCAGTCCCTGGCGCAGCTGGCGCTGACGTGGGTGCTGCGCGACGAGCGGATGACGTCCGCGCTGATCGGCGCGTCCAGCGTGGGGCAGCTGGAGCAGAACGTCGCGGCGCTCGGGGGGCCGGCCCTCACCGAGGAGGAGCTGCGGGAGATCGACTCGTACGCCGTCGACACCGAGGGCGTCAACATCTGGGCCGCGCGGGGCTGA
- a CDS encoding OmpA family protein, with amino-acid sequence MGTPIPARRPVATLLAALVLATAVQLTVPPAARADETPSVPPGTESTVPPPEVDPTAPGLKMRDGATLAGAKVLPIVSIVESQGGEERREETSTNLKFALQAEVLFGKDSAKLTPEANSRIAAIAEEIKKRNASKIRIFGFTDDLGSSVHGDVLSKQRADAVHGVLSPMLASSNVTYEIRGYGEQYAIADNSTEEGRRKNRRVEVSFPTGG; translated from the coding sequence ATGGGTACGCCGATCCCGGCCCGTCGCCCCGTCGCGACGCTCCTCGCCGCGCTGGTCCTCGCCACCGCCGTCCAGCTCACCGTTCCCCCTGCCGCGCGCGCCGACGAGACGCCGAGCGTGCCGCCCGGTACGGAGTCGACGGTGCCGCCGCCCGAGGTGGACCCGACCGCGCCCGGCCTCAAGATGCGCGACGGCGCCACGCTCGCCGGCGCCAAGGTGCTGCCCATCGTCTCCATCGTGGAGTCCCAGGGCGGTGAGGAACGGCGTGAGGAGACCAGCACCAACCTCAAGTTCGCGCTGCAGGCGGAGGTCCTCTTCGGCAAGGACAGCGCCAAGCTGACGCCCGAGGCGAACTCCCGCATCGCCGCCATCGCCGAGGAGATCAAGAAGCGGAACGCCTCCAAGATCCGCATCTTCGGCTTCACCGACGACCTCGGCTCGTCCGTCCACGGCGACGTCCTGTCGAAGCAGCGCGCGGACGCCGTCCACGGCGTCCTCTCCCCGATGCTGGCCTCCTCGAACGTCACGTACGAGATCCGCGGCTACGGCGAGCAGTACGCCATCGCCGACAACAGCACCGAGGAGGGGCGCAGGAAGAACCGCCGCGTGGAGGTCTCCTTCCCGACCGGCGGCTGA
- a CDS encoding pilus assembly protein TadG-related protein, with product MTAENPFRRDTGQASPLYVFMVASLLFLALAFFAVGQAGATRNGAQSAADAAALAAAKESRDRYRLGGLDGDALGDLFDGVLVGEDGCGASHAYAARNGAAVEGCAPLGDGRWGFTVTVRSAKPVGDTILPGTEGQHAVATATAVVTPLCAFEPAEPPEPAESSEPDPADPADPDESAEPADGTGDVDAPVLGSLDCDGTQLELDPDDLPDMADLFEIRLAGN from the coding sequence CTGACCGCCGAAAACCCTTTCCGTCGGGACACCGGACAGGCCTCGCCGCTGTACGTCTTCATGGTGGCGAGCCTGCTCTTCCTCGCGCTGGCGTTCTTCGCGGTCGGCCAGGCCGGAGCCACACGCAACGGCGCACAGTCGGCGGCGGACGCCGCCGCGCTGGCTGCGGCCAAGGAGTCGAGGGACCGGTACCGGCTGGGTGGTCTCGACGGTGACGCCCTCGGTGACCTCTTCGACGGCGTGCTGGTCGGGGAGGACGGCTGTGGAGCGAGCCACGCCTACGCGGCCCGCAACGGCGCCGCGGTGGAGGGCTGTGCACCACTCGGCGACGGCCGCTGGGGCTTCACGGTGACGGTGCGGTCGGCGAAGCCGGTGGGGGACACCATCCTGCCGGGTACGGAAGGACAGCATGCGGTCGCCACGGCCACCGCAGTCGTCACACCCCTGTGCGCCTTCGAACCCGCCGAGCCGCCAGAGCCGGCCGAGTCCTCCGAACCCGATCCGGCCGATCCGGCCGATCCGGACGAGTCCGCCGAGCCGGCGGACGGCACCGGAGACGTGGACGCCCCGGTTCTCGGCTCGTTGGACTGTGACGGCACACAGCTGGAACTGGACCCCGACGACCTTCCGGACATGGCGGACCTCTTCGAGATCCGGCTGGCCGGGAACTGA
- a CDS encoding PhoH family protein yields the protein MVTSTKRRMNDRRTYVLDTSVLLADPNAMSRFEEHEVVLPIVVVTELEAKRHHPELGYFARQALRLLDDMRVRYGRLDAPIPVGDLGGSLRVELNHSDPGVLPAGYRLGDNDSRILAVARNLQAEGYDVTVVSKDLPLRIKASSVGLLAEEYRAELAITESGWTGMCDVPLSAEQVDLLYAQETLELPETAGLPVHTGLVLQSARGKALGRTTPDGAVRLVRGDREAFGLRGRSAEQRIALDLLLDPDVGIVSLGGRAGTGKSALALCAGLEAVLERRQHQKVMVFRPLYAVGGQELGYLPGSEAEKMSPWAQAVFDTLSAVTSREVIEEITARNMLEVLPLTHIRGRSLHDAFVIVDEAQSLERNVLLTVLSRIGANSRVVLTHDVAQRDNLRVGRYDGVVAVVEKLKGHPLFAHVTLTRSERSQIAALVTEMLEDGHI from the coding sequence GTGGTGACCAGCACCAAGCGCCGTATGAACGACCGGCGCACCTACGTACTCGACACCAGCGTCCTGCTGGCCGACCCCAACGCCATGTCCCGCTTCGAGGAGCACGAGGTCGTGCTGCCGATCGTGGTGGTGACGGAGCTGGAGGCCAAGAGGCACCACCCCGAGCTGGGCTACTTCGCCCGCCAGGCGCTGCGGCTGCTGGACGACATGCGCGTCCGGTACGGCCGCCTCGACGCCCCCATCCCGGTCGGCGACCTCGGAGGGTCCCTGCGGGTGGAGCTCAACCACTCGGACCCGGGCGTCCTCCCGGCCGGTTACCGGCTCGGGGACAACGACTCGCGGATCCTCGCCGTGGCGCGCAACCTCCAGGCCGAGGGGTACGACGTCACCGTCGTCTCCAAGGACCTCCCGCTGCGGATCAAGGCGTCCTCCGTCGGCCTCCTCGCCGAGGAGTACCGGGCTGAGCTGGCCATCACCGAGTCCGGCTGGACCGGCATGTGCGACGTGCCGCTCTCCGCCGAACAGGTCGACCTGCTCTACGCGCAGGAGACGCTGGAGCTGCCCGAGACGGCCGGGCTGCCCGTGCACACCGGGCTGGTCCTCCAGTCGGCGCGCGGCAAGGCGCTCGGCCGGACCACACCCGACGGAGCGGTGCGGCTGGTGCGGGGCGACCGGGAGGCGTTCGGCCTCCGGGGCCGCAGCGCCGAGCAGCGCATCGCACTGGACCTGCTGCTCGACCCGGACGTGGGCATCGTGTCGCTCGGCGGCAGAGCCGGCACCGGCAAGTCCGCGCTGGCGCTGTGCGCCGGCCTCGAAGCGGTCCTGGAGCGCCGCCAGCACCAGAAGGTCATGGTCTTCCGGCCCCTGTACGCCGTGGGCGGGCAGGAACTCGGCTACCTGCCGGGCAGCGAGGCCGAGAAGATGAGCCCGTGGGCGCAGGCGGTGTTCGACACGCTCTCCGCCGTCACCTCCCGCGAGGTCATCGAGGAGATCACCGCCCGCAACATGCTGGAGGTCCTGCCCCTGACGCACATTCGGGGCCGCTCCCTCCACGACGCCTTCGTCATCGTCGACGAGGCGCAGTCCCTGGAGCGCAACGTCCTGCTGACCGTGCTCTCCAGGATCGGGGCGAACTCCCGCGTGGTGCTCACCCACGACGTCGCCCAGCGGGACAACCTGCGCGTCGGGCGGTACGACGGAGTCGTCGCCGTCGTCGAGAAGCTGAAGGGTCATCCGCTCTTCGCGCACGTCACGCTCACCCGGTCGGAGCGCTCGCAGATCGCCGCGTTGGTGACCGAAATGCTGGAAGACGGACATATCTGA
- a CDS encoding alkyl hydroperoxide reductase, with product MSLDALKSAVPDYAKDLKLNLGSVIGNSDLPQQQLWGTVLACAIASRSPKVLAELEPEARENLKPEAYTAAKSAAAIMAMNNVFYRTRHLLSDPEYGTMRAGLRMNVIGNPGVEKVDFELWSLAVSAINGCGQCLDSHEQVLRKAGVARETIQEAFKIAAVIQAVGATLDAEAVLAE from the coding sequence ATGTCCCTTGACGCCCTGAAGTCCGCCGTACCGGACTACGCGAAGGACCTGAAGCTGAACCTCGGCTCGGTCATCGGCAACAGCGACCTCCCGCAGCAGCAGCTGTGGGGCACCGTCCTCGCCTGCGCGATCGCCTCGCGCTCGCCGAAGGTGCTGGCGGAGCTGGAGCCGGAGGCCCGGGAGAACCTCAAGCCCGAGGCGTACACGGCGGCCAAGTCCGCCGCCGCCATCATGGCGATGAACAACGTCTTCTACCGCACGCGCCACCTGCTCTCCGACCCGGAGTACGGCACGATGCGCGCCGGTCTGCGGATGAACGTCATCGGCAACCCGGGCGTGGAGAAGGTCGACTTCGAGCTGTGGTCGCTCGCCGTCTCCGCGATCAACGGCTGCGGCCAGTGCCTCGACTCGCACGAGCAGGTGCTGCGCAAGGCCGGCGTGGCGCGCGAGACGATCCAGGAGGCGTTCAAGATCGCCGCGGTGATCCAGGCGGTCGGCGCGACGCTGGACGCGGAAGCGGTGCTCGCCGAGTAA
- a CDS encoding prepilin peptidase: MDVTLIVAAALWGAVAGVLVQRAAYRLAVEPDQPWHAACPAGHPYAPGPRGWLGPAHCPVCAPAARPATAPPGAAPPPPPPTDRSRPRTRPAVVPPVVGAAACAALAAATGHRPELAVWLLTVPVALLLAVVDRRVHRLPDPLTLPLAAAVPVLLAAAAPLPGTAGSWRTAVLGGLVLGAAYLALFLVNPNGMGLGDVKLALPLGCALGWYGWDVLLAGAFAGFALGALYGLGLVVLRRAHRRTAIPFGPFMLGGALLGVLLGALAHR, from the coding sequence GTGGACGTCACCCTGATCGTCGCCGCCGCCCTGTGGGGGGCCGTCGCGGGGGTGCTCGTGCAGCGCGCCGCGTACCGGCTCGCCGTCGAACCGGACCAGCCCTGGCACGCCGCCTGCCCCGCCGGGCACCCGTACGCCCCCGGCCCGCGCGGCTGGCTCGGCCCCGCCCACTGTCCCGTCTGCGCCCCCGCCGCCCGTCCCGCCACCGCCCCGCCCGGCGCGGCGCCCCCACCACCGCCCCCCACCGACCGGTCCCGACCGCGTACCCGCCCGGCGGTCGTCCCGCCCGTCGTGGGCGCCGCCGCCTGCGCCGCCCTCGCCGCCGCGACCGGTCACCGGCCGGAGCTGGCCGTGTGGCTGCTCACCGTGCCGGTCGCCCTGCTCCTCGCGGTGGTCGACCGGCGGGTGCACCGCCTCCCCGACCCCCTCACCCTGCCGCTCGCCGCGGCCGTGCCGGTGCTCCTCGCCGCCGCCGCGCCGCTGCCCGGCACCGCCGGCTCGTGGCGGACGGCCGTCCTCGGCGGGCTCGTGCTCGGCGCGGCGTACCTCGCGCTGTTCCTGGTGAACCCGAACGGCATGGGCCTCGGGGACGTGAAGCTCGCCCTCCCGCTGGGCTGCGCGCTCGGCTGGTACGGCTGGGACGTGCTGCTGGCGGGCGCGTTCGCCGGGTTCGCCCTCGGTGCCCTGTACGGGCTCGGCCTCGTCGTGCTGCGGCGCGCGCACCGCCGGACCGCGATCCCCTTCGGTCCGTTCATGCTCGGCGGTGCGCTGCTCGGCGTCCTCCTCGGCGCCCTCGCCCACCGCTGA
- a CDS encoding AI-2E family transporter, whose translation MSRVPGWLGRLGAGLSRMGRQLEERRERAEAEADGPGGVPPTGPSGMRRGAPGPGAGTAAGAGGPGEDAPTPGIVPAPPAYAPAVAARPDPADAVPWGVRVAAEAGWRLLVLAGTLWVLMKIISAVQLVVLAFVAALLITALLQPTVARLRRTGLPRGVATAVTAVTGFVIMGLVGWFVVWQVMDNLGDVSARVRDGIEELKRWALDSPFHVTESQINEIAENLSDTIGTNTEEITSAGLTGVTVMVEVLTGMLLAMFSTLFLLYDGRKVWEWTLRLMPAQARAGVAGAGPRAWRTLTAYVRGTVIVALIDAIFIGLGIYFLDVPLAVPLGVFIFLFAFIPLVGAVISGALAVVVALVTNGVFTALMVLLVVLAVQQIEGHVLQPFILGRAVRVHPLAVVLTVATGGLVAGIGGAVVAVPLVAVTNTVVVYLRAYSEEQALRRLPAPHGATATATASAAATPAPAPVPGSGAESRPAPPTPPGPAADPADRTDPSDRTDPSDRTDPSDRTDPSDRADPSDRS comes from the coding sequence ATGTCGAGAGTGCCAGGGTGGCTCGGCCGGCTGGGTGCCGGACTGAGCCGTATGGGGCGGCAGCTGGAAGAGCGTCGCGAACGGGCCGAGGCGGAGGCCGACGGCCCCGGCGGCGTACCCCCCACCGGCCCGTCGGGCATGCGGCGCGGCGCGCCGGGCCCCGGAGCCGGGACCGCGGCGGGCGCCGGCGGACCCGGCGAGGACGCCCCCACCCCCGGGATCGTCCCCGCGCCGCCGGCGTACGCGCCGGCCGTCGCCGCCCGCCCCGACCCCGCGGACGCCGTGCCGTGGGGCGTGCGCGTCGCCGCCGAGGCCGGCTGGCGGCTGCTCGTCCTCGCGGGCACCCTGTGGGTGCTGATGAAGATCATCAGCGCGGTGCAGCTGGTCGTGCTCGCCTTCGTGGCCGCGCTCCTCATCACCGCGCTGCTCCAGCCGACCGTCGCCCGGCTGCGGCGGACCGGACTGCCGCGCGGCGTCGCCACCGCCGTCACGGCCGTCACCGGCTTCGTCATCATGGGGCTGGTCGGCTGGTTCGTCGTGTGGCAGGTCATGGACAACCTCGGTGACGTCTCCGCGCGCGTGCGGGACGGCATCGAGGAGCTGAAGCGCTGGGCGCTGGACAGCCCGTTCCACGTGACCGAGAGCCAGATCAACGAGATCGCCGAGAACCTCAGCGACACCATCGGCACCAACACCGAGGAGATCACCTCCGCGGGCCTCACCGGCGTCACCGTCATGGTCGAGGTGCTCACCGGGATGCTGCTGGCGATGTTCTCGACCCTCTTCCTCCTCTACGACGGGCGGAAGGTGTGGGAGTGGACCCTGCGGCTGATGCCCGCCCAGGCCCGGGCGGGCGTCGCCGGGGCCGGGCCGCGCGCCTGGCGCACCCTCACCGCGTACGTCCGCGGCACGGTGATCGTCGCGCTCATCGACGCGATCTTCATCGGTCTCGGCATCTACTTCCTCGACGTGCCGCTCGCGGTGCCGCTGGGCGTGTTCATCTTCCTCTTCGCCTTCATCCCGCTGGTCGGCGCGGTCATCTCCGGTGCCCTCGCCGTGGTCGTCGCCCTCGTCACCAACGGCGTGTTCACCGCGCTGATGGTGCTCCTGGTGGTGCTGGCCGTGCAGCAGATCGAGGGGCACGTCCTCCAGCCGTTCATCCTCGGCCGGGCCGTACGGGTGCACCCCCTCGCCGTCGTCCTGACGGTCGCCACGGGCGGTCTCGTCGCCGGCATCGGCGGTGCGGTCGTCGCCGTGCCCCTGGTCGCCGTCACCAACACCGTCGTCGTCTACCTCCGCGCGTACAGCGAGGAACAGGCCCTGCGCCGGCTGCCCGCGCCGCACGGCGCGACCGCGACGGCGACCGCGAGCGCCGCGGCGACCCCCGCCCCCGCGCCCGTGCCCGGGTCGGGGGCGGAGTCGCGGCCGGCACCCCCGACGCCCCCCGGTCCCGCCGCCGACCCCGCCGACCGGACCGACCCCTCGGACCGGACCGACCCCTCGGACCGGACCGACCCCTCGGACCGGACCGACCCCTCGGACCGTGCCGACCCCTCGGACCGCTCGTGA